From a single Rhizobium lusitanum genomic region:
- a CDS encoding ABC transporter ATP-binding protein has protein sequence MAEQTLLKVEHLTTEFELPSKSFFKPPLILTAVNDVSFELKTGRTLGIVGESGCGKSTLGRSILRLIKAQKGRIMWQGGNLLDLSEEEMRAARRDMQIIFQDPIASLDPRMTVGDIIAEPLTVFEPKLSRAQRQDRVREIMAAVGLVPEMINRYPHEFSGGQAQRIGIARAVITRPKLIICDEPVSALDVSIQGQVITLLRKLRKEFGLTLIFISHDLSVVRLISDDVLVLYLGKVVEAGSAATVFDHPAHPYTQALFSAAPIPDPKLARGRQRIRLQGDPPSPLNPPPGCVFSPRCWKATDICRTKAPPTEQVRPGQTAACYHMDLP, from the coding sequence ATGGCTGAGCAAACGCTTCTGAAGGTCGAGCACCTCACCACCGAATTCGAGCTGCCGTCGAAATCCTTCTTTAAACCGCCGCTGATCCTGACGGCGGTCAACGATGTCAGCTTCGAGCTGAAGACCGGGCGCACGCTCGGCATCGTCGGAGAATCCGGCTGCGGCAAGTCCACGCTCGGTCGCTCCATCCTGCGGCTGATCAAGGCGCAGAAGGGCCGCATCATGTGGCAGGGCGGCAACCTCCTGGATCTGTCCGAAGAAGAAATGCGCGCCGCCCGCCGCGACATGCAGATCATCTTCCAGGATCCGATCGCCTCGCTCGATCCGCGCATGACCGTCGGCGACATCATTGCCGAACCACTGACCGTGTTCGAGCCGAAGCTGTCGAGAGCGCAGCGGCAGGACCGCGTCCGTGAGATCATGGCGGCGGTCGGCCTGGTGCCGGAGATGATCAACCGCTATCCACATGAGTTCTCCGGCGGACAGGCACAGCGCATCGGCATCGCCCGCGCCGTCATCACCCGGCCGAAGCTGATCATCTGCGACGAGCCGGTCTCCGCCCTCGACGTCTCGATCCAGGGCCAGGTGATCACGCTTCTGCGCAAGTTGCGCAAGGAGTTCGGCCTGACGCTGATCTTCATCAGCCACGACCTCTCCGTCGTGCGCCTGATCTCGGACGACGTGCTGGTGCTCTATCTCGGCAAGGTGGTAGAGGCCGGCTCTGCCGCCACCGTCTTCGACCATCCGGCACATCCCTATACGCAGGCGCTGTTCTCCGCTGCACCGATCCCGGATCCGAAACTGGCGCGCGGCCGCCAGCGCATCCGCCTGCAGGGTGACCCGCCCTCGCCGCTCAACCCACCGCCCGGCTGCGTTTTCTCGCCGCGTTGCTGGAAGGCGACGGATATCTGTCGGACGAAGGCGCCACCGACCGAGCAGGTGCGCCCGGGCCAGACCGCGGCGTGCTATCATATGGACTTGCCGTAA
- a CDS encoding sugar kinase, whose translation MGGRFLSIGECMVELSQAKDGHLRKGFAGDTFNTAWYARACMPQDWSVDYFTALGDDAMSDEMLDFMGAHGIGTANIRRLLGKTPGLYMINLKDGERSFSYWRDSSAARQLAADGDQLRTAIEASDVLYFSGITLAILSHEDAETLLAELRRAKAIGKLVAFDPNIRPRLWSSLDAMHTLIGEGARASTLVMPSFDDEAAHFGDDSIAGTIRRYRQHGANMVVVKNGPEGATIGTDAGETLVPAVKVAKVVDTTSAGDSFNGAFLADYLEHDDPIAAAHFAAVIAAKVIQEHGALVPPEKLQTAD comes from the coding sequence TTGGGCGGGCGTTTTCTATCGATCGGCGAATGCATGGTGGAGCTGTCGCAGGCCAAGGACGGGCATCTGCGCAAGGGCTTTGCCGGTGATACGTTCAACACGGCCTGGTATGCTCGCGCCTGCATGCCGCAAGATTGGTCGGTCGATTATTTCACCGCGCTCGGCGATGACGCCATGTCCGACGAGATGCTGGATTTCATGGGCGCGCACGGCATCGGCACGGCAAATATCCGCCGCCTTCTCGGCAAGACGCCGGGTCTTTATATGATCAACCTCAAGGACGGCGAGCGCTCCTTCAGCTACTGGCGCGACAGTTCCGCCGCCCGCCAGCTCGCCGCCGACGGCGACCAGTTGCGCACCGCGATCGAAGCGTCCGACGTCCTCTATTTCTCAGGCATCACCCTAGCGATCCTGTCCCATGAGGATGCCGAGACGCTACTCGCCGAACTCCGCCGCGCCAAGGCCATCGGCAAGCTGGTGGCCTTCGACCCCAATATCCGTCCGCGCCTCTGGTCAAGCCTGGACGCCATGCACACACTGATCGGCGAAGGCGCCCGCGCCTCGACGCTGGTCATGCCGAGCTTCGACGACGAGGCGGCGCATTTCGGCGACGACTCGATTGCCGGCACCATCCGCCGCTATCGGCAGCACGGCGCCAATATGGTCGTCGTCAAGAATGGCCCCGAAGGTGCCACCATCGGCACAGACGCCGGTGAAACACTGGTTCCGGCGGTGAAAGTTGCCAAGGTCGTCGATACCACCAGCGCCGGCGACAGCTTCAACGGCGCGTTCCTCGCCGATTATCTCGAGCACGACGACCCGATAGCTGCCGCCCATTTCGCCGCTGTGATCGCCGCCAAAGTCATCCAGGAACACGGCGCCCTGGTGCCCCCCGAGAAGCTCCAGACAGCCGACTAA
- a CDS encoding glycosyltransferase family 4 protein, which yields MLQRLSDIDHKAWAEAATPVSVPERLIIVSDAWHPQVNGVVRSIENTNRELARMGIEVTMITPEGFRNIPCPTYPEIRLSIASYRKVAARIEAARPTYVHIATEGPLGLTARRWCVKNGMPFSTSYHTRFPEYVAARLPIPQSWLYAFVKWFHNAGFGCMVATPSLANELKQKGISNLLPWSRGIDSALFRPQPLEDAPFGLPRPIFMTVGRVALEKNLPAFLDLDLPGSKVVVGDGPARAELQKLYPMVHFLGSKFGEALAHAYSQADVFVFPSKTDTFGNAILEALASGVPVAAYPVTGPADILAGDETAGVVNDDLGEACRAALSSSREAARALALNYSWEAATTQFIGNVRVANHRGRMLVRKH from the coding sequence ATGTTGCAACGTTTGTCGGACATCGATCACAAGGCATGGGCTGAGGCGGCAACTCCGGTTTCAGTGCCCGAACGCCTGATCATCGTCAGCGATGCCTGGCATCCGCAGGTGAACGGCGTTGTCCGATCGATCGAAAACACCAACCGCGAACTGGCGCGCATGGGCATTGAAGTGACCATGATCACACCGGAAGGCTTCCGCAACATTCCCTGCCCGACATATCCAGAAATCCGCCTGTCGATCGCGAGCTACCGCAAGGTCGCCGCCCGGATCGAAGCAGCGCGACCGACCTATGTGCATATCGCCACGGAAGGCCCACTCGGGCTGACGGCCAGGCGGTGGTGCGTGAAGAACGGCATGCCGTTTTCGACCAGCTACCACACCCGCTTCCCCGAATATGTCGCCGCCCGGCTGCCGATCCCGCAAAGCTGGCTCTACGCCTTCGTCAAATGGTTCCACAATGCCGGCTTCGGCTGCATGGTCGCAACACCGAGCCTTGCCAACGAACTCAAGCAGAAGGGCATCTCCAACCTGCTGCCCTGGAGCCGCGGCATCGATTCCGCGCTGTTTCGTCCGCAGCCGCTGGAGGACGCCCCCTTCGGCCTGCCCCGCCCGATTTTCATGACCGTCGGTCGTGTCGCTCTCGAAAAGAACCTGCCGGCTTTCCTCGATCTCGACCTGCCGGGCTCGAAGGTCGTCGTTGGCGACGGGCCGGCACGCGCCGAGCTGCAGAAACTCTATCCGATGGTGCATTTCCTCGGTTCGAAGTTCGGCGAAGCCCTGGCGCACGCCTATTCCCAGGCCGATGTCTTCGTCTTCCCGTCAAAGACCGACACATTCGGCAATGCCATCCTCGAAGCGCTGGCAAGCGGTGTTCCCGTTGCCGCCTACCCCGTCACCGGCCCCGCCGACATTCTCGCCGGCGACGAAACGGCCGGCGTCGTCAATGATGACCTGGGGGAAGCCTGCCGCGCCGCACTCTCCTCTTCTCGCGAGGCAGCCCGAGCGCTGGCGCTCAACTATTCCTGGGAAGCCGCCACGACCCAATTCATCGGCAACGTCCGCGTCGCCAACCATCGCGGCCGGATGTTGGTTCGCAAACACTAG
- a CDS encoding type II toxin-antitoxin system RelE/ParE family toxin, whose amino-acid sequence MRLVWHETAISDVERFMLYIAERNPAAARSQLREVEAQIQRLVDFPHSGRIGRLPGTRELVVTRTSFLVVYRVEDSIELIRVLHGAQQWPLVDSE is encoded by the coding sequence GTGCGATTGGTCTGGCATGAAACAGCAATCAGCGATGTCGAGCGATTCATGCTTTATATCGCCGAACGCAATCCGGCTGCGGCTCGAAGCCAACTTCGAGAGGTCGAGGCGCAAATTCAACGGCTTGTAGATTTCCCTCATTCCGGTCGCATTGGCCGATTACCGGGCACGCGCGAACTGGTCGTGACGCGAACCTCGTTTCTCGTCGTGTACAGGGTCGAAGACAGTATCGAGCTGATACGTGTCTTGCACGGCGCGCAACAATGGCCGCTTGTCGACAGCGAGTAA
- a CDS encoding MarR family winged helix-turn-helix transcriptional regulator, protein MTDDLLKLDNFICFALYSANHAMNRLYKPMLDELNLTYPQYLVMVTLWEEDGQTVGGIGEKLFLESSTLTPLLKRLEVAGFIQRIRSKEDERQVLIRLTSEGTALKTKAAAIPPCILDASNTTAAELTRLKAEIVTLREALNKGAA, encoded by the coding sequence ATGACCGACGACCTATTGAAATTAGACAACTTCATATGCTTCGCCCTCTATTCGGCGAACCATGCAATGAACCGACTGTATAAGCCGATGCTCGATGAATTGAACCTCACCTACCCGCAATATCTCGTCATGGTGACGTTGTGGGAGGAGGATGGTCAGACGGTTGGCGGTATCGGCGAGAAGCTATTTCTCGAATCAAGCACGCTGACGCCGCTGCTGAAACGTCTCGAAGTCGCGGGTTTCATCCAGCGTATCCGCAGCAAGGAAGACGAACGGCAGGTACTGATCCGCCTGACGAGTGAAGGGACGGCGCTGAAGACAAAAGCCGCCGCCATCCCCCCTTGCATCCTTGATGCGTCGAATACGACGGCAGCTGAGTTGACGCGATTGAAAGCGGAAATCGTCACCCTGCGCGAAGCGCTGAACAAGGGCGCGGCCTGA
- the der gene encoding ribosome biogenesis GTPase Der, which translates to MSFTVAIVGRPNVGKSTLFNRLVGKKLALVDDTPGVTRDRRPGEAKLIDLRFRIVDTAGLEEADEETLEGRMRAQTELAIDEADLTLFVVDAKMGLTHVDKTLAEMLRKRGRPVVLVANKSEARGSDSGFYDAYALGLGEPCPISAEHGQGMMDLRDAIVEAIGHDQAFPPRDDEAETNVRIPRSPTGEDGEEIEEEEPVYDETRPLRVAIVGRPNAGKSTLINRFLGEDRLLTGPEAGITRDSISVDWSWRGRTVKMFDTAGMRRKARVTEKLEKLSVADTLRAIRFAETVVIIFDATIPFEKQDLQIVDLVIREGRAAVIAFNKWDMIEDRQAVLADLREKTDRLLPQARGIRAVPIAGQTGDGLDRLMQAIVDTDKVWNKRIATAKLNRWLETQQVQHPPPAVSGRRIKLKYMTQVKARPPAFMISCTRSDSLPESYVRYLINGLRADFAMPGVPIRIHFRTSENPYETKKKR; encoded by the coding sequence ATGAGTTTCACGGTTGCGATCGTCGGTCGCCCGAATGTCGGCAAGTCCACGCTGTTCAACCGTCTGGTTGGCAAGAAGCTGGCGCTTGTCGATGATACGCCGGGTGTCACGCGGGACCGTCGTCCCGGTGAGGCCAAGCTGATCGACCTGCGTTTCCGCATCGTCGATACCGCCGGTCTCGAAGAAGCGGACGAAGAGACGCTCGAAGGCCGCATGCGCGCCCAGACCGAGCTGGCGATCGATGAGGCTGACCTGACGTTGTTCGTCGTCGATGCCAAGATGGGCTTGACGCATGTCGACAAGACGCTGGCGGAAATGCTGCGCAAGCGCGGCCGTCCGGTCGTCCTGGTCGCCAACAAGTCCGAAGCACGCGGCTCCGACAGCGGCTTCTACGATGCCTATGCGCTGGGCCTCGGCGAGCCTTGCCCGATCTCGGCCGAACATGGCCAGGGAATGATGGATCTGCGCGACGCAATCGTCGAAGCAATCGGCCATGACCAGGCTTTCCCGCCGAGAGATGACGAAGCAGAGACGAATGTCAGAATTCCGCGCTCCCCCACAGGCGAGGATGGCGAGGAGATCGAAGAAGAAGAGCCGGTTTATGATGAGACCCGGCCGCTGCGCGTCGCCATCGTCGGCCGCCCGAATGCCGGCAAATCGACTCTGATCAATCGCTTTCTCGGTGAGGATCGGCTGCTGACCGGCCCGGAAGCCGGCATCACGCGCGATTCCATCTCGGTCGACTGGTCCTGGCGCGGCCGCACCGTGAAGATGTTCGATACCGCCGGTATGCGCCGTAAGGCCAGGGTGACCGAGAAGCTGGAAAAGCTTTCCGTCGCCGACACGTTGCGCGCCATCCGTTTCGCCGAGACCGTGGTCATCATTTTCGACGCCACTATTCCCTTCGAGAAGCAGGATCTGCAGATCGTCGATCTGGTCATCCGTGAAGGCCGCGCCGCCGTCATCGCCTTTAACAAGTGGGACATGATCGAGGATCGCCAGGCCGTGCTTGCGGACCTTCGCGAAAAGACCGACAGGCTGCTGCCGCAGGCTCGCGGCATCCGCGCCGTGCCGATTGCCGGCCAGACGGGTGACGGCCTGGACCGGCTGATGCAGGCGATTGTTGACACCGACAAGGTCTGGAACAAGCGGATCGCCACCGCCAAGCTCAATCGCTGGCTGGAAACGCAGCAGGTTCAGCATCCGCCACCCGCTGTTTCCGGACGGCGCATCAAGCTGAAATACATGACCCAGGTAAAGGCACGTCCGCCTGCTTTCATGATTTCCTGCACGCGCTCGGACTCGCTGCCGGAATCCTACGTGCGCTATCTTATCAACGGCCTGCGTGCGGATTTCGCCATGCCGGGCGTGCCGATCCGCATCCATTTCCGCACATCGGAAAATCCCTACGAGACCAAGAAAAAGCGGTGA
- a CDS encoding tetratricopeptide repeat protein, whose product MAFNDDSFIREVNEELRSDQLRFVWRRFGRLIIGAAVLVVVGTAAYSGYRYWSGQQAGNSGDQFISALTLADQNKTDDALAALAVIEKDGSGSYPLLARMRAATLQAQKGDTAGAVAAFSAIGKETALPTVIRDAARLRAAYLLVDTGTYDQVAAEAQELAVPANTFRHSARDVLGLAAYKAGDFAKARQWFQAIVDDPQSPRNVGNRAQMLLDLITASGKAPAANG is encoded by the coding sequence ATGGCATTCAATGACGACAGCTTCATCCGTGAGGTGAACGAGGAACTGCGTTCGGACCAATTGCGGTTCGTATGGCGCCGTTTTGGCCGGCTTATCATCGGCGCTGCCGTGCTTGTCGTTGTCGGCACCGCCGCCTATAGCGGCTATCGCTACTGGTCCGGTCAGCAGGCTGGCAACAGCGGCGATCAGTTCATTTCCGCGCTGACGCTGGCCGATCAGAACAAGACCGACGATGCGCTGGCAGCACTTGCCGTCATCGAAAAAGATGGTAGCGGTTCCTATCCGCTGCTGGCGCGTATGCGCGCCGCTACGCTGCAGGCGCAGAAGGGCGATACCGCCGGTGCTGTTGCCGCTTTCTCGGCAATCGGCAAGGAGACAGCTCTTCCGACGGTTATCCGCGATGCGGCTCGCCTGCGTGCGGCATATCTGCTGGTCGATACGGGCACTTATGATCAGGTCGCGGCCGAAGCCCAGGAACTGGCGGTGCCCGCCAATACGTTCCGGCATTCGGCGCGTGACGTATTGGGTCTTGCCGCCTACAAGGCAGGCGATTTTGCCAAGGCACGGCAATGGTTCCAGGCGATCGTTGATGATCCCCAGAGCCCGCGCAATGTCGGCAATCGCGCCCAAATGCTGCTTGACCTCATTACGGCATCCGGCAAAGCTCCGGCTGCGAACGGCTGA
- a CDS encoding NnrU family protein yields the protein MSLLILGIVLFLGLHLIRVVAPGLRSSLISSLGEPGWKIGYSIASVLTLILLIYGFGQARDMTPIWSPPFWMSHITILLMLFAMICLVASLLPAGHIAVRAKHPMVLSVKIWALAHLLSNGDGAAMLLFAAFLAWGVILRISLKKRERAGEISLRPFVSAKYDLYAIVIGVVAWGLIIWKLHAWIIGVSPLVM from the coding sequence ATGTCATTGCTCATTCTCGGCATCGTTCTTTTCCTCGGTCTCCACCTGATCCGCGTCGTCGCGCCGGGTTTACGCAGCTCGTTGATCTCGAGCCTAGGGGAGCCCGGCTGGAAGATCGGCTATTCCATTGCCAGCGTCCTGACGCTGATTCTTCTCATCTATGGGTTCGGGCAGGCGCGCGACATGACCCCGATCTGGTCGCCGCCGTTCTGGATGAGCCACATCACGATCCTGTTGATGCTGTTCGCGATGATCTGTCTTGTCGCCTCGCTGTTGCCAGCGGGGCATATCGCAGTCAGGGCGAAGCATCCAATGGTGCTGTCGGTGAAGATTTGGGCTTTGGCGCATCTGCTCTCCAATGGCGATGGCGCCGCCATGCTGCTGTTTGCCGCTTTCCTCGCCTGGGGCGTTATTCTCCGGATTTCGCTGAAGAAGCGTGAGCGCGCCGGTGAGATTTCGCTACGCCCGTTCGTTTCGGCGAAATACGATCTCTATGCGATCGTCATCGGCGTCGTCGCCTGGGGATTGATTATTTGGAAGCTGCATGCGTGGATTATCGGGGTTTCGCCGCTGGTTATGTGA
- a CDS encoding polysaccharide deacetylase, translated as MFRFVSLASLALSVALPAIAQADEQADEKPKQLVMISFDGAHDTALWTKSREIASRNGAHFTYFLSCTFLMNRAQAKAYQAPGQRAGKSNVGFAKSEDDVRTRIANIWGAHLEGHDISSHACGHFDGKTWSAADWKQDFMSARVALRDAWKNVGLADKEPQGWEDFATHDVKGFRAPYLSTSDGLVPAEKAMGFQYDASLVTKGPALPQVVDGLYRFGLPLIPEGPDNRLVIGMDYNLYVRHSKGVEDKANSKTYEDRTFAAFEAAFDKQYNGDRIPLQLGFHFVEMNDGAYWRALDRFVSDVCHKDGVACVSYSEAIPLIAARGKPQQG; from the coding sequence ATGTTTCGTTTTGTCTCCCTTGCGTCCCTCGCCCTTTCCGTTGCCCTCCCGGCAATCGCACAGGCCGATGAACAGGCCGATGAAAAGCCGAAGCAATTGGTGATGATCTCCTTCGACGGCGCGCATGACACCGCACTGTGGACGAAGAGCCGCGAGATCGCTTCGCGCAACGGCGCGCATTTTACTTACTTTCTCTCCTGCACCTTCCTGATGAATCGCGCCCAGGCCAAGGCCTATCAGGCGCCGGGTCAGCGGGCCGGAAAATCCAATGTCGGCTTTGCCAAGAGCGAGGACGACGTGCGCACCCGCATCGCCAATATCTGGGGCGCGCATCTGGAAGGCCACGATATTTCCAGCCACGCCTGCGGTCATTTCGACGGCAAGACATGGAGCGCGGCCGACTGGAAGCAGGATTTCATGAGCGCCCGCGTGGCGCTGCGCGACGCCTGGAAGAATGTCGGCCTGGCGGACAAGGAGCCGCAGGGCTGGGAAGATTTCGCCACCCACGACGTCAAGGGTTTTCGCGCGCCATATCTCTCCACCAGCGACGGGCTGGTGCCGGCGGAAAAGGCGATGGGCTTTCAATATGACGCAAGTCTCGTCACCAAGGGGCCCGCGCTGCCGCAGGTGGTCGACGGCCTCTATCGCTTCGGCCTGCCGCTGATCCCCGAAGGCCCAGACAACCGTCTGGTGATCGGCATGGACTACAACCTCTATGTCCGCCATTCCAAGGGCGTCGAGGACAAGGCCAATTCCAAGACCTATGAAGACCGCACCTTCGCGGCCTTCGAAGCCGCCTTCGACAAGCAGTACAACGGCGACCGCATTCCGCTGCAGCTCGGCTTTCACTTCGTCGAAATGAACGACGGGGCCTATTGGCGCGCCCTCGACCGCTTCGTCAGCGACGTCTGCCACAAGGACGGCGTCGCCTGCGTCAGCTATTCCGAGGCGATCCCGCTGATCGCGGCGCGGGGCAAGCCGCAGCAGGGGTGA
- the sbmA gene encoding peptide antibiotic transporter SbmA codes for MFHSFFPQPKLFFTSMLLWTILCIAIWYGAADSFGQHLGFVMPPEGQEPYDLTYFVLSGNLWFYGFFILCMLLFCGVWHLLARNHPWKIWSVWGSAFVIFVTYYSVQVAVVINNFRRPMGDTMQRAFNKDPTLTQSDFFNLILIFGQVAFVAMFISVLTDFFTSHYIFRWRTAMNDFYISKWEKLRHIEGASQRVQEDTMRFSSTLEGLGISLINSVMTLIVFLPILLSLSNYVTELPILGHVPRALFWLAIFWSIFGTVLLAVVGIKLPGLNFKNQRVEAAYRKELVYGEDHADRAEPVTVKELFSNVRRNYFRMYFHYLYFNIARGFYAQADNMFLLIMLTPTLVAGALTYGIWQQVSTAFSQVSNSFQYLVSQWTTIIELLSIHKRLKAFEAAIDDAPLPKIDQNYLEREAGVIHTDG; via the coding sequence GTGTTTCATTCCTTTTTCCCTCAGCCGAAATTGTTCTTCACGTCTATGCTCTTGTGGACGATCCTGTGCATCGCAATCTGGTATGGGGCCGCAGACAGTTTCGGTCAGCATCTCGGTTTTGTCATGCCGCCGGAGGGACAGGAACCTTATGACCTGACCTACTTTGTCCTGTCGGGTAATCTCTGGTTCTACGGCTTCTTCATTCTCTGCATGTTGCTATTCTGCGGCGTGTGGCATCTGCTTGCCAGAAACCATCCGTGGAAGATTTGGTCCGTTTGGGGATCGGCATTCGTCATCTTCGTTACCTACTACAGTGTTCAGGTCGCTGTTGTTATCAACAACTTCCGCCGCCCAATGGGCGACACGATGCAGCGAGCCTTCAACAAGGACCCAACGTTAACGCAATCGGACTTCTTTAATTTGATACTTATTTTCGGACAGGTTGCTTTTGTAGCCATGTTCATTTCAGTGCTTACCGATTTCTTTACGAGCCACTACATCTTCCGCTGGCGCACGGCGATGAATGACTTCTACATCTCGAAATGGGAGAAACTCCGCCACATCGAGGGCGCGTCTCAGCGAGTTCAGGAAGATACGATGCGCTTTTCGAGTACGCTGGAAGGATTGGGTATCAGCCTGATCAATTCAGTCATGACGCTCATTGTGTTTTTGCCGATTCTCTTGTCGCTTTCCAATTATGTGACGGAGTTGCCTATTTTGGGCCACGTCCCGCGTGCGTTGTTCTGGCTTGCTATCTTCTGGTCGATTTTCGGGACGGTATTGCTGGCCGTTGTCGGCATCAAGCTGCCGGGCCTCAATTTCAAAAACCAACGCGTGGAAGCAGCCTACCGCAAGGAATTGGTTTACGGCGAGGATCATGCCGACAGAGCCGAGCCGGTGACCGTTAAAGAGCTTTTCTCCAACGTGCGCCGAAACTATTTTCGGATGTATTTTCATTATCTCTATTTCAACATCGCTCGCGGCTTCTATGCGCAAGCGGACAACATGTTTCTGTTGATTATGCTAACTCCAACACTCGTTGCCGGCGCGTTGACATATGGTATCTGGCAACAGGTTTCCACGGCATTCAGCCAGGTCAGCAATTCATTCCAGTACCTCGTTTCCCAATGGACAACGATCATCGAGCTCCTCTCGATCCACAAGCGCCTCAAAGCCTTCGAGGCGGCGATCGACGACGCGCCGCTGCCGAAGATCGATCAGAATTATCTCGAGCGTGAGGCAGGCGTCATTCACACGGATGGCTGA
- a CDS encoding PadR family transcriptional regulator — protein MRGFKGGMFGGGFRTGRKFDAADLQLIILALLSEQQRHGYELIKTLEERSGGFYVPSPGVIYPALTYLEETGLAEVEASGTKKLYRITESGQKRVEENRELVEATLAKLGAIGERMAHVKRAFDGENNGDDEGRDGPFGRDGGDVHRARHLLHAAMRSKHPWSKAEGTRIAAILERAAADIIRGETKTEG, from the coding sequence ATGAGAGGCTTCAAGGGCGGCATGTTCGGCGGCGGGTTTCGCACTGGCCGGAAATTTGACGCCGCCGATCTGCAGCTCATCATCCTCGCTTTGCTTTCCGAGCAGCAGCGGCATGGCTATGAACTGATCAAGACATTGGAAGAGCGCTCCGGCGGCTTCTATGTGCCGAGCCCGGGCGTCATCTACCCCGCCCTCACCTATCTCGAAGAAACCGGCCTGGCCGAAGTCGAGGCGAGCGGCACGAAGAAACTCTACCGCATCACCGAAAGCGGCCAGAAGCGGGTCGAAGAGAACCGCGAGCTGGTCGAGGCGACGCTCGCCAAGCTGGGTGCCATCGGTGAAAGAATGGCGCATGTCAAACGGGCTTTTGACGGCGAGAACAACGGCGACGATGAAGGCCGCGACGGCCCATTCGGCCGCGATGGCGGCGACGTCCACCGCGCTCGCCACCTTCTGCACGCAGCGATGCGCTCTAAACACCCTTGGAGCAAGGCCGAGGGCACGCGTATCGCGGCGATCCTCGAGCGGGCAGCCGCCGACATCATTCGCGGCGAGACGAAGACGGAGGGCTGA
- the map gene encoding type I methionyl aminopeptidase: MIISNDDELTKLKEIGRICANALQAMAVALEPGITTLELDAIGRKVLEDAGARSAPELVYRFPGATCISVNEEVAHGIPGPRVIQAGDLVNLDVSAEKDGFFSDTGSSFAVPPVKPKIERLCRDGKRALWVGLNQVRSGAPFSKIGHAVGAFAQKNRYTLVANLASHGIGRSLHEEPAEVSTWADPDETRIMEDGLVFTVEPFLSLGATWAEGGDDAWTLYGDPRAPTVQFEHTVVATRNGPMILTLADS; encoded by the coding sequence ATGATCATCTCGAACGACGACGAACTGACCAAGCTGAAAGAGATCGGTCGCATCTGCGCCAATGCGCTGCAGGCGATGGCGGTGGCGCTGGAGCCGGGCATTACCACGCTGGAGCTGGACGCCATCGGCCGCAAGGTTCTGGAAGACGCTGGCGCGCGTTCCGCGCCGGAGCTGGTCTATCGATTTCCGGGCGCCACCTGCATCAGCGTCAACGAGGAAGTGGCACACGGCATTCCCGGCCCGCGGGTGATCCAGGCCGGTGATCTCGTCAATCTCGACGTTTCCGCCGAGAAGGACGGGTTCTTTTCCGATACCGGTTCGTCCTTCGCCGTGCCGCCGGTCAAGCCGAAGATCGAGCGTCTTTGCCGCGATGGCAAGCGGGCGCTCTGGGTCGGCCTGAACCAGGTGCGCAGCGGCGCGCCTTTCTCCAAGATCGGCCACGCCGTCGGTGCTTTCGCGCAGAAGAACCGCTATACGCTGGTCGCCAATCTCGCCAGCCACGGCATCGGCCGTTCGCTGCATGAGGAGCCCGCCGAGGTTTCCACCTGGGCGGACCCTGATGAGACGCGGATCATGGAGGACGGTCTGGTTTTCACCGTCGAGCCATTCCTGTCGCTTGGCGCCACCTGGGCGGAAGGCGGCGACGATGCATGGACGCTTTATGGCGATCCGCGCGCGCCGACGGTCCAGTTCGAACACACCGTCGTTGCCACCCGCAATGGGCCGATGATCCTGACGCTGGCGGATAGCTGA